The Arachis hypogaea cultivar Tifrunner chromosome 19, arahy.Tifrunner.gnm2.J5K5, whole genome shotgun sequence genome has a window encoding:
- the LOC112776994 gene encoding chromo domain-containing protein LHP1 — protein sequence MKPAAKRRSSTSEPHNTNGAAPSASPPLLADSLTVPVPAAGEAANALVHGDSRADTVGAGIQPVPLAENQNMELQVGQAEQQQQRREELLRVEVSGLEEEDEEMDDGDDDAEEGSSRLPEGYYEVEAIRKRRVRKGEVHYLVKWLDWPETANTWEPLENLEGVSEIVSAFEESWHSAPQRRRKRKNVVQHSALKKRLERSETPYSLRRFPASTSTSNHAPSAPPPQITGLNYGDIPAFPQPVLFADEVENNGDASIIRNAAPPNGSRLGNASGSVGAANEEPDYDPKLSELRASTANGSDADRLAIHFQDPNPSLGDGHGEGQPNGGCMESSQGGGSRGARKRKSGSVKRFNRDLLSGEPLSLQNPAGTSDGSAQQVVASNRKVDPPRPSNPIVKILKPVNCLPPIPISTQDVVVSFLAIRADGSEILVDNHYLKRNYPIMLIDFYEQHLRYSPTS from the exons ATGAAGCCTGCAGCCAAGAGAAGATCATCAACCTCCGAACCACACAACACCAACGGTGCTGCTCCTTCTGCTTCTCCTCCACTTCTTGCTGATTCTTTAACCGTTCCTGTTCCTGCTGCTGGAGAAGCTGCTAATGCTCTTGTTCATGGCGATTCTCGTGCTGATACTGTTGGCGCTGGTATCCAACCCGTTCCTCTCGCTGAGAACCAGAACATGGAGTTGCAGGTAGGGCAAGCAGAACAACAACAGCAGCGAAGAGAGGAGCTTCTTCGTGTTGAAGTTTCCGGactggaagaagaagatgaagaaatggatgatggtgatgatgatgctgaagAAGGTTCGTCTCGCCTTCCTGAGGGTTACTACGAAGTCGAAGCCATTCGTAAAAGGAGGGTCCGCAAG GGTGAGGTTCACTACTTGGTCAAATG GCTTGATTGGCCTGAGACAGCCAACACATGGGAGCCTCTGGAAAATCTGGAGGGTGTTTCTGAAATCGTCTCGGCTTTCGAGGAAAG CTGGCATTCAGCGCCGCAACGCAGGCGTAAGCGAAAGAATGTGGTTCAACATTCTGCGCTTAAGAAGAGGCTGGAGCGATCCGAGACTCCGTACAGCCTCAGACGATTTCCGGCTTCAACATCCACTAGCAACCATGCTCCATCAGCTCCTCCTCCTCAAATAACTGGCCTAAATTATGGTGACATCCCTGCCTTTCCACAGCCAGTGCTTTTCGCTGACGAAGTGGAAAACAACGGGGATGCTAGCATTATCAGAAATGCTGCACCCCCAAATGGGAGTAGGCTCGGAAATGCTTCCGGATCAGTCGGTGCTGCAAATGAAGAGCCCGATTATGATCCTAAGCTTAGCGAGCTTAGAGCATCAACAGCCAATGGCTCTGATGCCGACAGGCTCGCCATACATTTCCAAGATCCTAATCCCTCGTTAGGGGATGGTCATGGAGAGGGGCAACCAAATGGTGGTTGCATGGAATCAAGCCAGGGTGGCGGCAGCAGAGGAGCCAGAAAGAGAAAATCTGGTTCTGTTAAGAGGTTTAACCGAGATTTACTCTCTGGTGAGCCTCTTAGTTTGCAGAATCCAGCTGGCACATCTGATGGCTCGGCTCAACAGGTGGTAGCCAGTAATAGGAAGGTGGATCCGCCCAGACCTTCCAACCCGATTGTAAAGATCCTAAAGCCAGTGAACTGTTTGCCGCCAATTCCAATCAGCACTCAGGATGTTGTGGTGAGCTTCTTGGCGATAAG GGCTGACGGCTCGGAGATATTGGTGGACAACCATTATCTCAAGAGGAATTATCCAATCATG CTGATCGATTTCTATGAGCAGCATCTCCGATACAGTCCTACGTCGTGA